One stretch of Schlesneria sp. DSM 10557 DNA includes these proteins:
- a CDS encoding sodium-translocating pyrophosphatase, whose amino-acid sequence MRIGRLTPSFPDPSPDLIRTNNFSKIWRKSFAHCVLAFVSLFVFSSGLNAQDATHAAAGETTQAEAVETAHADGAAAIHSGGSEATLVLPDLNGAKFLFNSVGGRDLLWLGLIVSVGGIVFGLAASSQLKNLPVHSSMRDVSELIYATCKTYLQTQGKFLFTLWLFIGAVIIVYFRYVEMLEWSKVATILGFSVIGILGSYGVAWFGIRVNTYANSRTAFASLTGAAFPCYAIPLKAGISIGMLLISVELLLMLFILMFVPGNYAGPCFIGFAIGESLGAAALRVAGGIFTKIADIGADLMKIVFKIKEDDARNPGVIADCTGDNAGDSVGPSADGFETYGVTGVALITFILLAVKDPTVQIQLLVWIFMMRVMMVVASGLSYFINEQRAARKYSSLPSFNFEDPLTSLVWLTSLISVALTFIVSAVLIPSLGGDTTLWWKLSIIITCGTLAGAIIPEVVKVFTSTESAHVKEVVTSSGQGGASLNILSGLVAGNFSSYWLGMIILLLMGVAYMISLRIGEQMMLAPAVFAFGLVAFGFLGMGPVTIAVDSYGPVTDNAQSVFELSTIETLPGIAKDLETNFKFTPDFERAKENLEMNDGAGNTFKATAKPVLIGTAVVGATTMIFSIVLSLTKGLQPELLVNLSILYPPFLLGLIAGGAVIYWFTGASIQAVTTGAYRAVEFIRQRIKLDDSVKKASVEDSKKVVEICTKYAQEGMFNIFMTVFFTTLSFAFLEPYFFIGYLVSIALFGLYQAIFMANAGGAWDNAKKLVETELKAKGTDLHDACVVGDTVGDPFKDTSSVALNPIIKFTTLFGLLAVPLGVSMNAQLGGVVTTAISLTLLAISMAFVYRSFYGMRIHVGEPIEE is encoded by the coding sequence ATGCGGATTGGCCGTCTCACCCCTTCGTTCCCTGACCCCAGCCCAGATTTGATCCGCACAAACAATTTTAGCAAGATTTGGCGGAAGAGTTTCGCGCATTGTGTCCTTGCATTCGTCTCCCTTTTCGTGTTTTCCAGCGGTCTTAACGCCCAGGATGCGACTCATGCCGCGGCGGGGGAAACGACACAAGCCGAAGCAGTAGAAACCGCACACGCTGACGGAGCGGCAGCGATCCATTCAGGGGGCAGCGAAGCCACTCTGGTACTGCCCGATCTCAATGGGGCGAAGTTTCTTTTCAATTCGGTCGGTGGACGAGACTTGCTGTGGCTGGGACTGATCGTCTCCGTGGGAGGGATTGTTTTCGGTCTGGCAGCCTCGTCTCAGCTCAAGAATCTTCCCGTGCATTCCTCGATGCGAGACGTTTCTGAGCTGATTTACGCAACCTGCAAAACGTATCTTCAGACTCAAGGGAAGTTTCTCTTCACGCTATGGCTGTTCATTGGGGCGGTCATCATTGTCTACTTCCGTTACGTGGAAATGCTGGAATGGTCGAAAGTCGCGACCATTCTGGGCTTCAGCGTGATCGGGATTCTCGGAAGCTACGGGGTCGCCTGGTTCGGAATTCGCGTCAATACGTATGCCAATTCACGGACGGCCTTTGCCAGTCTGACTGGCGCTGCGTTCCCTTGCTATGCAATTCCGCTGAAGGCAGGCATCAGTATCGGCATGCTGCTGATCAGCGTCGAACTGCTGCTGATGCTGTTCATTCTGATGTTTGTTCCCGGCAATTATGCTGGCCCCTGCTTCATCGGCTTTGCCATCGGCGAATCGCTGGGTGCTGCGGCACTGCGCGTCGCGGGGGGAATCTTCACCAAGATCGCCGATATCGGCGCTGACCTGATGAAGATCGTGTTCAAGATTAAAGAAGACGACGCAAGAAACCCTGGTGTGATCGCTGACTGTACTGGTGACAACGCGGGTGATTCGGTGGGACCTTCGGCCGATGGCTTCGAAACCTATGGTGTAACGGGAGTGGCACTGATTACCTTCATCCTGTTGGCGGTGAAGGATCCGACAGTGCAGATCCAGCTTCTGGTCTGGATCTTCATGATGCGTGTGATGATGGTCGTCGCATCGGGGTTGTCCTACTTCATCAATGAGCAGCGAGCTGCCAGGAAGTATTCTTCGCTCCCGAGCTTCAACTTTGAAGATCCCCTCACCTCGCTGGTGTGGCTCACCTCTCTGATCTCCGTCGCACTTACCTTCATCGTTTCGGCGGTCTTGATTCCTTCCCTGGGTGGTGACACGACCTTGTGGTGGAAACTATCCATCATCATCACCTGCGGTACGCTGGCAGGAGCGATCATTCCGGAAGTTGTTAAGGTCTTCACTTCGACCGAGTCGGCCCACGTGAAAGAAGTCGTGACATCGTCCGGTCAGGGAGGGGCATCGCTCAATATCCTGTCCGGTCTGGTCGCCGGAAATTTCAGTTCATACTGGCTGGGAATGATCATTCTGCTGCTGATGGGTGTCGCCTATATGATCAGCCTGCGAATTGGCGAGCAGATGATGCTGGCGCCTGCCGTATTCGCGTTTGGTCTTGTCGCGTTCGGCTTTCTGGGGATGGGGCCCGTGACCATCGCCGTCGACAGTTATGGCCCGGTGACGGACAATGCTCAGTCCGTGTTTGAACTGTCCACCATCGAGACATTGCCGGGCATCGCCAAGGACCTGGAAACGAACTTCAAGTTCACGCCCGATTTCGAGCGGGCGAAGGAAAACCTGGAGATGAACGACGGCGCGGGAAACACGTTCAAGGCGACAGCCAAGCCCGTGTTGATCGGCACCGCAGTGGTCGGGGCCACGACCATGATCTTTTCGATCGTGCTGAGTCTGACCAAAGGACTTCAGCCTGAGTTGCTGGTCAATCTGTCGATTCTATACCCGCCGTTCCTTCTCGGTCTGATTGCGGGCGGAGCGGTGATTTACTGGTTCACCGGGGCATCCATCCAGGCGGTCACGACCGGCGCTTACCGTGCGGTTGAGTTCATCCGTCAGAGGATTAAGCTCGATGACAGCGTGAAGAAAGCTTCAGTCGAGGACAGCAAGAAAGTCGTCGAAATTTGCACAAAGTATGCCCAGGAAGGGATGTTTAACATCTTCATGACGGTGTTCTTCACCACCTTGAGCTTCGCCTTTCTGGAACCGTACTTCTTCATCGGTTACCTCGTGTCGATTGCTTTGTTCGGACTTTATCAGGCCATTTTCATGGCGAATGCCGGGGGAGCCTGGGATAACGCCAAAAAGCTTGTTGAAACCGAGCTCAAGGCCAAGGGGACCGACCTGCATGACGCCTGTGTCGTGGGCGATACTGTCGGCGATCCGTTCAAAGACACCTCGTCAGTCGCCCTGAATCCGATCATCAAGTTCACAACTTTATTCGGCCTGCTGGCCGTTCCACTGGGTGTGTCGATGAATGCGCAACTTGGTGGCGTGGTGACGACCGCGATCTCTTTGACGCTGCTTGCCATTTCGATGGCGTTTGTTTATCGATCGTTCTACGGAATGCGGATCCACGTCGGTGAACCGATCGAAGAGTAA
- a CDS encoding lysophospholipid acyltransferase family protein, giving the protein MSAASSEIPLPSPYVRGPLWFTLQMILQNFFCFWLGYRATGYHALEKESGALILANHQSFLDPLLVGLPLHRPISFLARETLFKVPVVGFILRKTHVMAINQEAPSSTSLRETVRALHHGFLVGIFPEGTRTHDGNLNEFKPGFAAVIRRAKRPIYPVGIAGAYQALPIKSWFIKPTRVRVVFGKPITVEELEPFTQRGQDAALVALVRERITACCEAAEGWRKTGQPPKSLP; this is encoded by the coding sequence ATGTCCGCCGCATCGTCTGAAATTCCGTTACCCTCCCCTTATGTGCGAGGTCCGCTCTGGTTCACTCTCCAGATGATCCTGCAGAATTTTTTCTGCTTCTGGCTGGGATACCGTGCAACTGGCTATCACGCACTGGAAAAAGAGAGTGGCGCCCTCATTCTGGCGAACCACCAGAGCTTTCTTGATCCATTGCTGGTGGGACTGCCACTGCATCGCCCCATCAGTTTTCTGGCTCGGGAAACCTTGTTTAAAGTTCCCGTCGTGGGGTTCATCCTGCGAAAAACGCATGTGATGGCGATCAACCAGGAAGCACCGAGTTCGACGAGCTTGCGAGAAACCGTTCGTGCCCTGCATCACGGCTTTCTCGTGGGGATTTTTCCCGAAGGGACAAGAACCCACGACGGGAACCTGAACGAATTCAAACCCGGATTCGCTGCGGTGATCCGCCGGGCAAAGCGACCGATTTATCCGGTCGGGATTGCAGGTGCCTATCAGGCGCTACCCATTAAATCCTGGTTCATTAAGCCGACGCGAGTTCGTGTGGTATTCGGCAAACCGATCACAGTCGAGGAGCTTGAACCGTTTACGCAGCGCGGACAAGATGCCGCGCTTGTTGCCCTGGTGCGTGAGCGCATTACGGCCTGCTGCGAGGCGGCCGAAGGATGGCGCAAGACGGGGCAGCCACCGAAATCGCTCCCTTAA
- a CDS encoding metal-dependent hydrolase yields the protein MAGFHTHITVSTLVGAGYAYFGATALELPISTCLIGGGLCSISGMMPDLDSDRAVPARETLSFLAAVAPMLLFYRFEYEGLPTEHILLFGAPLYLLIRFGFGEMLKVTVHRGMFHSIPAAFIAGLIAYLICDTGISLGREFKGFGAVIGYLVHLILDEMWAVEVRTGRIRFKKSFGTALKLFGNVGSANSATWALLIGLTIFAANDQGQPDIVAPFRYEDPQKLVPTDTPFYSTQAIRNVSAPRSSLIFRQSSQPHRDQRPHRDIGY from the coding sequence ATGGCTGGATTTCATACACACATCACCGTCAGCACTCTCGTTGGAGCAGGCTATGCCTACTTCGGAGCAACGGCCCTGGAACTGCCCATCTCGACTTGCCTGATTGGCGGAGGACTCTGTTCCATCTCCGGGATGATGCCCGATCTCGATAGCGATCGAGCGGTTCCCGCGCGCGAGACACTCAGTTTCCTCGCCGCAGTGGCTCCGATGCTGCTGTTCTATCGGTTCGAGTACGAAGGACTTCCCACAGAACACATTCTGCTGTTCGGTGCACCGCTCTATCTGCTGATCCGATTCGGCTTCGGCGAAATGTTGAAGGTGACGGTCCACCGCGGAATGTTTCACAGTATTCCGGCGGCATTCATCGCGGGGCTGATCGCCTATCTCATTTGCGATACCGGGATCAGTCTCGGACGCGAGTTCAAAGGCTTCGGAGCGGTCATCGGGTATCTGGTCCACTTGATTCTCGATGAGATGTGGGCGGTCGAGGTCCGCACGGGCCGAATTCGCTTCAAGAAATCGTTTGGCACGGCACTGAAACTGTTCGGCAATGTGGGAAGTGCGAACTCAGCCACGTGGGCACTCTTGATTGGTCTGACGATTTTTGCGGCCAATGACCAGGGGCAGCCCGACATTGTGGCTCCGTTCCGGTACGAGGATCCGCAAAAGCTGGTTCCGACGGACACCCCTTTCTATTCCACCCAAGCGATTCGAAACGTGAGTGCGCCGCGAAGTTCGCTGATCTTCCGTCAGTCTTCGCAGCCACATCGGGATCAGAGACCTCACCGGGATATTGGATATTAA
- a CDS encoding CvpA family protein, whose translation MTGLGGVTVYDGVMALIVLFTTVHGFWKGATWQIAPIMSLVLGYMVAMPMSVTMAHYFGDPPQNRLFALVTIYIAVSMVVYLLVRSFREGIERAKLTELDRHLGALLGALKGVLLTLSITVILIIYSTVARDLILKSESSTIAAKIINAVYPILPKAMHQILRPYLRQLDNELPLDLNVDDDGQLNNTLLPERRMSLTPTSSATSTSTGSGRSSFDDFLPDSRTRDEGDDDDDLYGLPPARTPRRSIVPVEEYDSRSIREAATRTDRRPTSQYDYDFDEPPPRGQRPLVPTPADADDDDPFLPKRP comes from the coding sequence ATGACGGGATTGGGCGGGGTCACAGTATACGACGGGGTGATGGCGCTAATTGTCTTATTCACCACGGTGCATGGCTTCTGGAAAGGAGCCACATGGCAGATCGCGCCCATTATGTCCCTTGTTCTGGGCTATATGGTCGCGATGCCCATGTCCGTGACGATGGCTCACTATTTTGGTGATCCTCCGCAGAACCGGTTGTTTGCTCTGGTCACGATTTATATCGCCGTCTCGATGGTGGTGTATCTGCTGGTGCGATCCTTCCGTGAAGGGATTGAACGAGCGAAGCTGACGGAACTCGACCGGCACCTCGGGGCGTTGCTGGGGGCTCTGAAAGGGGTTCTGCTGACGCTTTCCATCACCGTAATCCTGATTATCTATTCGACGGTCGCCCGAGACCTGATCCTCAAGTCCGAGAGCAGCACGATCGCCGCGAAGATCATCAACGCCGTCTATCCAATCCTCCCCAAGGCGATGCATCAGATTTTGCGGCCTTATCTGCGTCAGTTGGACAACGAATTGCCGCTCGACCTGAATGTTGATGATGACGGCCAATTGAACAATACGCTTCTGCCGGAGCGTCGTATGTCGTTGACTCCGACAAGTTCCGCGACCAGTACATCGACCGGTTCGGGACGCTCAAGCTTTGATGATTTCCTGCCCGATTCACGCACTCGGGATGAGGGCGACGACGATGACGACTTGTATGGGCTCCCTCCGGCCCGTACACCGCGTCGCTCAATCGTGCCTGTCGAAGAATACGATTCACGAAGTATTCGTGAAGCGGCAACGCGTACCGACCGTCGCCCCACGAGTCAGTATGACTATGACTTCGATGAACCCCCACCGCGCGGGCAGCGGCCCCTGGTGCCCACACCGGCTGATGCGGATGACGACGATCCATTCCTTCCGAAACGCCCCTAA
- a CDS encoding PfaD family polyunsaturated fatty acid/polyketide biosynthesis protein, which translates to MDHTSQVPLGNWSAAGGSIAIDSTSVSEAVSDLDSPLMIVNTVQGLGLARGGDAQFGSNASNPQSYPILGIVPPVRMEMLGDATFRQDHGLRFNYVSGAMAAGIGSAEIAEEMSRHGMLGIFGSAGLGLARVEEAIDRLIPAGRQTVGASDIPSTDTSQRVGFNLIHSPNDQGLERAVVDLYLRRGVRLVEASAFLDLTPHVVRYRLHGIHRRPDGTIHTPNRIIAKVSRIEVGSKFFAPAPARILSQLVERGELTAEQALLAESVPVAQDMTAEADSGGHTDNRPALTLLPTILALRDRAATTYRFSQPLRVGAAGGIATPASAAAAFAMGAAYILVGSVQQACVESGTCDSVRQMLAEAEQADVTMCPCADMFEMGVKVQVLKRGTMFPMRAAKLYEVYRAFKGINEIPAGEREWLEKNLFRTTLEEVWRQTVDYFSTRDPAQIDKGERDPKHQMALIFRWYLGQSSRWANSGEPSRKLDYQIWCGPAMGAFNEWTRGTFLAKPANRKVATVACNLLYGAAVMQRLNMLRSQGFVVPPEAARVEPQTSEVLRSRFGF; encoded by the coding sequence ATGGATCACACTTCACAGGTACCGCTCGGAAACTGGTCTGCGGCCGGCGGTTCAATAGCGATCGACTCCACTTCAGTTTCGGAGGCGGTGAGTGATCTTGATTCGCCACTGATGATCGTCAACACGGTTCAGGGACTCGGTCTGGCCCGTGGCGGTGACGCCCAGTTCGGCTCGAACGCTTCCAATCCCCAGTCGTATCCAATCCTGGGAATTGTGCCTCCCGTTCGGATGGAGATGCTGGGCGATGCCACGTTCCGGCAGGACCATGGCCTCCGGTTCAACTACGTCTCCGGCGCGATGGCGGCGGGAATCGGGTCGGCTGAGATCGCCGAAGAAATGTCCCGGCACGGTATGCTGGGAATTTTTGGCTCTGCGGGACTGGGACTCGCGCGGGTCGAAGAAGCCATTGATCGGTTGATTCCCGCCGGTCGACAGACCGTGGGAGCCAGCGACATCCCCTCAACTGACACGAGCCAGCGAGTCGGCTTCAATCTCATTCACAGCCCGAATGATCAAGGATTGGAGCGGGCCGTCGTGGATCTGTATCTGCGGCGGGGTGTCCGACTTGTCGAAGCCTCGGCGTTTCTGGACCTAACGCCCCACGTGGTCCGTTATCGCCTGCATGGGATTCATCGTCGTCCCGACGGCACGATCCACACACCGAATCGTATTATCGCCAAGGTGTCACGAATCGAAGTGGGTTCGAAGTTCTTCGCTCCGGCTCCCGCCAGGATCCTGTCGCAGCTTGTTGAACGAGGTGAGCTGACGGCTGAGCAGGCATTGCTGGCCGAATCGGTTCCGGTCGCTCAGGACATGACGGCAGAAGCCGATTCCGGCGGGCACACTGATAACCGACCGGCGCTGACGCTGCTGCCAACTATTCTGGCTCTACGTGACCGGGCCGCGACGACCTACCGGTTTTCCCAGCCGCTGCGCGTTGGGGCGGCAGGGGGAATCGCCACTCCCGCGTCAGCCGCTGCCGCATTCGCGATGGGGGCAGCCTACATCCTGGTCGGTTCGGTGCAGCAGGCCTGCGTCGAATCAGGAACCTGCGATTCTGTTCGTCAGATGCTGGCGGAAGCAGAGCAGGCGGATGTGACGATGTGTCCCTGTGCAGACATGTTCGAGATGGGGGTCAAAGTGCAGGTCCTGAAGCGAGGAACCATGTTCCCCATGCGGGCTGCCAAGCTTTACGAAGTCTACCGGGCGTTTAAAGGAATCAACGAGATTCCTGCGGGCGAGCGGGAATGGCTCGAGAAGAATTTGTTTCGAACAACGCTGGAAGAAGTCTGGCGGCAGACCGTCGACTATTTCAGCACCCGCGATCCGGCCCAGATTGATAAAGGGGAGCGGGATCCCAAGCATCAGATGGCGCTCATTTTTCGGTGGTATCTGGGGCAATCCTCGCGGTGGGCCAACTCGGGTGAGCCGTCCCGGAAGCTTGACTATCAAATCTGGTGTGGGCCCGCGATGGGAGCGTTCAATGAATGGACTCGTGGAACATTCCTGGCTAAACCGGCCAATCGAAAAGTGGCGACCGTTGCTTGCAATTTACTCTACGGGGCGGCGGTCATGCAGCGATTGAACATGCTACGAAGTCAGGGATTTGTAGTTCCTCCCGAGGCGGCCCGCGTCGAACCGCAAACTTCTGAAGTGCTTCGATCGCGATTCGGATTTTGA